The sequence CCATCGGGTCTGGACCGACGATCTGATAAAAATGACCTACGGGCGTGCGGACGGCAGTCAGGTAACCTTGCACAACGTGCGCAATTTCGACTGGCGTAGCGACGAGGACTATGATGCTCGCTGGGAAACACGCCGCTATGATCTGGACCGGCTGGCCTCGATCGATCTGGCGACTTCCTACTGGGGCATGCCGGCGATCGCACACGTACTGGTGTCATTCGGTTTCGATGACGGCCGGTTCCTTGTGTTCACCGTGGAGATCCGTAAGGAGCGCGGCGAACGCTATTCCGAGATCGGTGGGTTCTTCAAGCAGTTCGAGCTCAGTATCGTGGCTACGGACGAGAGGGATGCGCTGCGGGTGCGCACAAACGTCCGCGGCGAGGATGTCTATCTCTACCGGGTGAATATGCCTCCGGACGCAATGCGCGAGCTGTTCCTGTCCTATCTCGAACAGGCCAACCAATTGAACAAAACAGCGCGGTTCTACAATACCGTTACTGCCAACTGCACCACTATCGTCTTCGATATGATGCGGCAAAT comes from Stutzerimonas stutzeri and encodes:
- a CDS encoding DUF4105 domain-containing protein, which produces MTWRFYPRILASLAMLLATAWGAMALWYQLPMTAAGKSASIALWCLLASTLLIALWRLRPWIAICGYLSLFALLQVWWSSLEPSNHRVWTDDLIKMTYGRADGSQVTLHNVRNFDWRSDEDYDARWETRRYDLDRLASIDLATSYWGMPAIAHVLVSFGFDDGRFLVFTVEIRKERGERYSEIGGFFKQFELSIVATDERDALRVRTNVRGEDVYLYRVNMPPDAMRELFLSYLEQANQLNKTARFYNTVTANCTTIVFDMMRQIVSGLPFDYRLLLTGYLPGYLQDVGGLEQSFSLQELRQRGRITERARRAGDDTDFSRLIREGVPGW